In Cucurbita pepo subsp. pepo cultivar mu-cu-16 chromosome LG04, ASM280686v2, whole genome shotgun sequence, the following are encoded in one genomic region:
- the LOC111793547 gene encoding uncharacterized protein LOC111793547 produces MEDFKSNSYVDGRMQIENYYGNESRGGPNGSGGMGMQDFRCYSASYASSANPTQMGNDLKLKKGKSTNGFSSKSWSFNDPEMQRKRRVASYKVYTVEGKVKGSFRKSFRWLKERCSRMVFGW; encoded by the coding sequence ATGGAGGATTTCAAATCCAACTCCTATGTGGATGGAAGAATGCAGATTGAGAACTACTATGGAAACGAATCAAGAGGAGGACCGAACGGTTCCGGCGGAATGGGTATGCAAGATTTTCGTTGTTACAGTGCTTCGTATGCTTCGTCTGCGAATCCAACTCAGATGGGGAATGATTTGAAGCTCAAGAAAGGGAAATCGACGAATGGATTCTCGTCGAAGAGCTGGAGTTTCAACGATCCGGAGATGCAGAGAAAGAGGAGGGTTGCTAGCTACAAGGTTTATACTGTGGAAGGCAAAGTCAAAGGGTCTTTTAGAAAGAGCTTCAGGTGGCTCAAGGAAAGATGCTCTCGAATGGTCTTTGGATGGTAA
- the LOC111792588 gene encoding IQ domain-containing protein IQM1-like, with product MGLSLSLLMSSWKGIIDQGLVILCKAQSFSNGERSLALKSNSFKITDQEPITNRATRSKPNSLKGNKPERVILETNLSFKSLVEDGGFSFSVSSGKNGGLQGVKAAATTPAVPLPESAIMYSPRPVSELDAAAVKLQKVYKSYRTRRNLADCAVVVEELWWKAIDFANLERSSVSFYNIEKPETAVSRWARARTRAAKVGKGLSKDEKAQKLALQHWLEAIDTRHRYGHNLHLYYDVWFVSESNQPFFYWLDIGDGKELSLEKCPRTTLQKQCIKYLGPKEREAYEVVVQNGRLVYKQSGSIVETQEGSKWIFVLSTTRSLYVGQKKKGLFQHSSFLSGAATTAAGRLVAHDGVIQAIWPYSGHYHPTEANFQEFLSFLKENDVNLTDVKMCAIDDDSQYKAIDEEQKPQSREGSFKSTPLDEAKSSLAIDSVEERMEAAVPPVAEKTDEATAVAAKSHNLSKRLSCKWSTGAGPRIGCVRDYPAELQTRALEHVNLSPRVGSGPLVNYGPIPSPRPSPKIRLSPRLTFMGHPSPRTPISATS from the exons ATGGGGTTATCCCTGTCCCTCCTCATGTCATCCTGGAAGGGAATTATAGATCAGGGGCTTGTAATCCTCTGCAAAGCTCAGAGTTTCTCCAATGGAGAAAGATCCCTGGCTTTGAAATCTAACAGCTTTAAAATTACGGATCAAGAACCCATCACAAACAGAGCAACGAGAAGCAAACCCAACAGTCTGAAAGGGAATAAACCAGAGAGAGTGATTCTTGAAACGAATCTTTCCTTTAAATCGCTGGTTGAGGACGGAGGATTCAGTTTCTCTGTTTCCTCCGGGAAAAATGGCGGATTGCAGGGGGTAAAGGCGGCGGCGACGACTCCAGCAGTTCCTCTGCCGGAGTCGGCGATTATGTACTCTCCCAGACCGGTGAGCGAGCTGGATGCCGCAGCAGTGAAGCTACAGAAGGTTTACAAAAGTTacagaacaagaagaaaccTTGCGGATTGTGCGGTGGTTGTGGAAGAATTGTGGTGGAAGGCGATTGATTTTGCCAATTTGGAACGAAGCTCTGTTTCGTTTTATAACATTGAGAAGCCGGAAACCGCCGTCTCGCGGTGGGCTAGAGCCAGAACCAGAGCAGCCAAGGTAGGGAAGGGTTTGAGCAAGGACGAAAAGGCTCAAAAACTTGCTCTTCAGCACTGGCTTGAAGCT ATTGATACCCGCCATCGCTATGGCCACAATCTACACTTATACTACGACGTATGGTTCGTGAGTGAAAGCAATCAGCCCTTCTTTTACTG GCTGGATATCGGAGACGGCAAGGAATTAAGCCTGGAGAAGTGCCCAAGAACGACTCTGCAAAAGCAATGCATCAAATATTTAGGCCCA aaagaaagagaagcctATGAAGTAGTGGTGCAAAATGGGAGACTGGTTTACAAGCAGAGTGGATCCATAGTGGAAACTCAAGAAGGTTCTAAGTGGATATTTGTTTTGAGCACTACAAGATCTCTATACGTTGgccaaaagaagaaagggtTATTTCAGCATTCTAGTTTCCTCTCCGGCGccgccaccaccgccgccggcAGATTAGTGGCACACGACGGCGTCATTCAG GCGATTTGGCCGTACAGTGGTCATTATCATCCCACAGAAGCTAATTTCCAAGAATTCCTCAGTTTCCTTAAAGAAAACGACGTGAATCTCACCGACGTTAAG ATGTGTGCGATTGACGATGACAGTCAATACAAGGCCATCGATGAAGAACAGAAGCCGCAATCACGCGAGGGTTCCTTCAAATCTACGCCATTGGATGAAGCCAAATCATCACTTGCCATTGATTCAGTAGAGGAGAGGATGGAAGCCGCCGTGCCGCCGGTGGCGGAAAAGACGGATGAAGCGACGGCGGTGGCGGCGAAATCACACAATCTGTCGAAACGGTTGTCGTGTAAATGGTCGACAGGAGCTGGCCCTAGGATTGGGTGCGTCCGGGACTACCCAGCCGAGCTACAAACGAGAGCACTGGAACATGTGAACTTGTCGCCTCGAGTGGGCTCTGGGCCGTTGGTTAATTATGGGCCCATTCCATCTCCACGTCCAAGCCCAAAGATTAGGCTCTCACCAAGGCTGACTTTTATGGGCCACCCAAGCCCAAGAACTCCAATCTCTGCAACAAGTTAA
- the LOC111792202 gene encoding 30S ribosomal protein S16-2, chloroplastic/mitochondrial-like, which produces MVVRIRLSRFGCKNKPFYRVMAADSRSPRDGKHLEVLGYYNPLPGQDGGKRMGLNFERVKYWLSVGAQPSDPVQRILFRAGVLPPPPMVAMARKGGPRDSRPVDPLSGRFTTPQKATDDSNSTKDGNADS; this is translated from the exons ATGGTGGTGAGAATTCGGTTGTCGAGGTTTGGATGTAAGAACAAGCCGTTTTATAGGGTGATGGCTGCCGATAGCCGATCTCCTAGAGACGGCAAGCATCTCGAGGTTCTAGGTTACTATAATCCCCTGCCAG GTCAAGATGGCGGTAAACGAATGggtcttaattttgaaagagtGAA GTATTGGCTTTCAGTTGGTGCTCAACCTTCAGATCCTGTGCAGCGAATTCTTTTTAGAGCAGGGGTACTTCCACCACCCCCAATGGTTGCAATGGCACGTAAAGGTGGACCACGTGATTCTCGTCCTGTTGATCCTCTTAGCGGACGCTTCACGACTCCACAGAAGGCAACTGATGATTCCAATAGCACCAAAGATGGGAACGCTGattcgtaa